The following coding sequences are from one Verrucosispora sp. WMMD573 window:
- a CDS encoding primosomal protein N': MTTTRRDDRRPADGSPVARVCVDVPLAHLDRPFDYLVPQALSADAVPGVRVKVRFAGQLVDGWLLERTERSEHPRLAYLDKVVSPVPVLAPEVARLARVVADRYAGSLADVLRLAVPPRHARVEKEALTQATPADPTDPAETDPAAPPEPEDWRDYPAGPALLRALADGRSPRAVWSALPGEDWAGRYATAVAATVAAGRGALVVVADGRDLDRLDAALTARLGAGRHVCLSAALGPARRYRAFLTARRGHVPVVIGTRAAMFAPVDRLGLVAIWDDGDDLHAEPRAPYPHAREVLLTRAQLAEAGALVGGYARTAEGQLLVETGWAREVVADRAVLRARTPAIVPTGDDPQLARDPGAATARLPSLAWTAAREALRADAPVLVQVPRRGYLPSVACADCRTPARCPHCAGPLALPSAGGSPACRWCARIAAAYACPQCGGRRLRASVTGARRTAEELGRAFPGVPVRTSGREEVLADVPGGAGLVIATPGAEPVATGGYGAVLLLDTWALLTRADLRAGEEALRRWTGAAALARPAAHGGRVVVVADGALAPVQALLRWDAGWFAARELAERRELGFPPAMRMASVTGLPVAVADLLAQARLPEGAEVLGPVPADGERERMLVRVPRGRAGDMAGALHEAAGVRSARKATEPVRVQVDPLALF, encoded by the coding sequence CTGACAACCACCCGGCGTGACGACCGGCGGCCCGCTGACGGGTCGCCGGTCGCCCGTGTCTGCGTCGATGTGCCCCTGGCCCACCTGGACCGGCCCTTCGACTACCTGGTTCCGCAGGCCCTCTCCGCCGACGCCGTGCCGGGTGTGCGGGTGAAGGTGCGCTTCGCCGGCCAACTGGTCGACGGCTGGCTGCTGGAGCGGACCGAACGATCCGAGCACCCCCGGCTCGCGTACCTCGACAAGGTCGTCTCCCCGGTGCCGGTGCTCGCCCCGGAGGTGGCCCGACTGGCCCGGGTCGTCGCCGACCGGTACGCCGGCAGCCTGGCCGACGTGCTGCGGCTGGCGGTGCCACCGCGGCACGCCCGGGTGGAGAAGGAGGCGCTCACCCAGGCCACGCCCGCCGATCCGACCGACCCGGCGGAGACCGACCCGGCTGCTCCGCCGGAGCCGGAGGATTGGCGCGACTACCCGGCCGGACCGGCGCTGCTGCGGGCACTGGCCGACGGGCGCTCGCCCCGGGCCGTGTGGTCGGCGCTGCCGGGGGAGGACTGGGCGGGCCGCTATGCCACCGCCGTCGCCGCCACGGTGGCTGCCGGCCGGGGCGCGCTGGTGGTGGTGGCCGACGGGCGGGACCTGGATCGGCTCGATGCCGCGCTGACCGCGCGGCTCGGCGCGGGCCGGCACGTCTGCCTGTCGGCCGCACTCGGTCCGGCGCGGCGCTACCGCGCGTTCCTGACCGCCCGCCGTGGCCACGTCCCGGTGGTGATCGGCACCCGAGCGGCCATGTTCGCTCCGGTGGACCGGCTGGGGCTGGTGGCCATCTGGGACGACGGCGACGATCTGCACGCCGAGCCGCGCGCCCCCTACCCGCACGCCCGGGAGGTGCTGCTGACCCGGGCCCAGTTGGCGGAGGCAGGCGCGCTGGTCGGCGGCTACGCCCGGACCGCCGAGGGGCAGTTGCTGGTGGAGACCGGCTGGGCCCGCGAGGTGGTCGCCGACCGGGCGGTGCTGCGGGCACGTACCCCCGCGATCGTGCCGACCGGCGACGACCCGCAGCTGGCCCGCGATCCCGGCGCGGCGACCGCCCGGCTGCCCAGCCTGGCCTGGACCGCCGCCCGGGAGGCACTCCGCGCGGACGCTCCGGTCCTGGTCCAGGTGCCCCGACGCGGCTACCTGCCCTCGGTTGCCTGCGCCGACTGCCGTACCCCGGCCCGCTGCCCGCACTGCGCCGGCCCGCTCGCGTTGCCGTCGGCCGGGGGGTCGCCGGCCTGCCGCTGGTGCGCCCGGATCGCCGCCGCGTACGCCTGTCCGCAGTGCGGCGGGCGGCGACTGCGGGCCTCGGTGACCGGTGCCCGGCGGACAGCCGAGGAACTGGGTCGGGCCTTCCCGGGGGTGCCGGTGCGCACCTCGGGCCGGGAGGAGGTACTGGCCGACGTCCCCGGCGGCGCTGGCCTGGTGATCGCGACCCCGGGGGCCGAGCCGGTGGCGACCGGCGGCTACGGCGCGGTGCTGCTGCTGGACACCTGGGCGTTGCTCACCCGCGCCGACCTGCGGGCCGGGGAGGAGGCGTTGCGCCGCTGGACAGGTGCCGCGGCGCTGGCCCGGCCGGCCGCCCACGGGGGTCGGGTGGTGGTGGTCGCCGACGGCGCACTCGCGCCGGTGCAGGCGCTGCTGCGCTGGGACGCCGGCTGGTTCGCGGCCCGGGAGCTGGCCGAGCGGCGGGAGCTGGGCTTTCCGCCGGCGATGCGGATGGCCAGCGTGACGGGCCTGCCGGTCGCGGTCGCCGACCTGTTGGCGCAGGCACGGCTGCCTGAGGGAGCCGAGGTGCTCGGCCCGGTCCCGGCCGACGGCGAGCGGGAGCGGATGCTGGTGCGGGTGCCCAGGGGCCGGGCCGGCGACATGGCCGGCGCGCTGCATGAGGCGGCCGGGGTGCGCAGCGCCCGCAAGGCGACCGAGCCGGTACGCGTGCAGGTCGACCCGCTCGCGCTGTTCTGA
- the def gene encoding peptide deformylase: MTVQPIRLFGDPVLRTPADPVVDFDVELRKLVEDLTDTMREQGGAGLAAPQLGVGLRVFTFDVDDVLGHLVNPVLEFPDEEEQDGPEGCLSIPGLYFDTKRRQNVIAKGFNGYGDPMQIVGTGLMARCVQHETDHLDGVLFLDRLDPAGRKEAMKAIRQADWYDVAAPPTVKLSPHAAGSPFGLGR; encoded by the coding sequence GTGACCGTCCAGCCCATCCGTCTGTTCGGGGATCCGGTGCTGCGCACGCCGGCCGATCCGGTGGTCGACTTCGACGTCGAGTTGCGCAAGCTCGTCGAGGACCTGACCGACACCATGCGTGAGCAGGGCGGCGCCGGTCTCGCCGCGCCGCAACTTGGTGTGGGCCTGCGGGTGTTCACCTTCGACGTCGACGACGTGCTCGGCCATCTGGTGAACCCGGTCCTGGAGTTTCCCGACGAGGAAGAGCAGGACGGCCCGGAGGGGTGCCTGTCCATCCCCGGACTCTACTTCGACACCAAGCGCCGGCAGAACGTGATCGCCAAGGGCTTCAACGGTTACGGCGACCCGATGCAGATCGTCGGCACCGGGCTGATGGCCCGCTGCGTGCAGCACGAGACCGACCACCTCGACGGGGTGCTCTTCCTCGACCGGCTGGACCCGGCCGGCCGCAAGGAGGCGATGAAGGCGATCCGCCAGGCCGACTGGTACGACGTCGCCGCCCCGCCCACCGTCAAGCTGAGTCCGCACGCCGCCGGCAGCCCCTTCGGTCTGGGGCGGTGA
- a CDS encoding AAA family ATPase, whose translation MTVRQSIVFNGDLGSGKSTVSVEIAKRLGLRRVSVGDLYRQMAQERQMTALQLNLHAELDQAVDGYVDQLQRDIAASGESLVMDSRLAWHFFTDALKVHMITEPGEAARRVLLRPSGPAESYTSLDEAKAKLRERSESERGRFLVRYGVDKARLRNYDLICDTTRAPAGEVIERIVDAYEGRLAPEVLRGAPPLLLLDPGRVYPTEDVTGLRGTWDSTFTGEIAAAGEAGLEPLEIGYTGEYFFVVNGHRRLSAALRNGFRLVPGRLVAEVEEPVVGGVSAMDYFAAQVRPSLIHDWEAAHEIHLPLPEHALLAGDAVLAGESPAG comes from the coding sequence GTGACCGTTCGTCAGTCGATCGTCTTCAACGGTGACCTGGGCAGCGGCAAGAGCACGGTCTCGGTCGAGATCGCCAAGCGGCTGGGCCTGCGCCGGGTCAGCGTCGGTGACCTCTACCGGCAGATGGCGCAGGAGCGGCAGATGACCGCGCTCCAGCTGAACCTGCACGCCGAGCTGGACCAGGCCGTCGACGGCTATGTCGACCAGCTCCAGCGCGACATCGCCGCCTCCGGTGAGAGTCTGGTCATGGACTCCCGGCTGGCCTGGCACTTCTTCACCGACGCACTCAAGGTGCACATGATCACCGAGCCGGGGGAGGCCGCCCGCCGCGTCCTGCTGCGCCCCTCCGGGCCGGCCGAGAGCTACACCTCGCTGGACGAGGCGAAGGCCAAGCTCCGGGAACGCAGCGAGAGCGAGCGTGGCCGGTTCCTGGTCAGGTACGGGGTGGACAAGGCCCGGCTGCGCAACTACGACCTGATCTGCGACACCACCCGGGCACCCGCCGGCGAGGTGATCGAGCGCATCGTGGACGCGTACGAGGGACGACTCGCGCCGGAGGTGCTGCGCGGTGCCCCGCCGCTGCTGCTGCTCGACCCCGGCCGGGTCTACCCGACCGAGGACGTCACCGGATTGCGCGGCACGTGGGACTCGACCTTCACCGGCGAGATCGCCGCAGCCGGTGAGGCCGGCCTGGAGCCACTGGAGATCGGGTACACCGGCGAGTACTTCTTCGTGGTCAACGGGCACCGCCGACTCAGCGCCGCACTACGCAACGGATTCCGGCTGGTGCCGGGCCGGCTGGTCGCCGAGGTCGAGGAGCCGGTGGTCGGCGGGGTGAGCGCGATGGACTACTTCGCCGCGCAGGTCCGCCCCAGCCTGATCCACGACTGGGAGGCCGCCCACGAGATCCACCTGCCGCTGCCCGAGCACGCCCTGCTCGCCGGCGACGCGGTGCTGGCCGGCGAGAGCCCCGCCGGCTGA
- a CDS encoding cytochrome P450, with product MEPAEALAWLMSPEGRVDPYPAYERLRAHGPIVQAEPGVFVVTGYAEADELLRDARVRVLDEHLRDGLLPNWRDSPAVSSIARSMLRTNPPDHSRMRRLAAGAFTPRRIAAMREVVAAQADELIDAMASAGQGGSPVDFMTDFAYPLPVGVICELLGVPAADRPLFRRWTADLTGVLEPEITPAELAVADAGATELRDYFTDLVADRRRHPADDLTTALVQAHDAGERLTGEELLANLVILLVAGFETTTNLLGNGLAVLLAHPRAADVLRQHPQHAPAYVDELLRFDSPVQLTTRTSGESVRLDGVEVPAGGWLLLLLGAANRDPRRYPQPERFDPWRAQPNPLSFGAGPHYCLGAGLARLEAQVAFPTLLRRLPGLTPAGQPRRRIRLTLRGYDHLPVTVGEPLPATVGGAPAGTAIGSP from the coding sequence ATGGAACCCGCCGAGGCGCTCGCATGGCTGATGTCGCCCGAGGGGCGGGTCGACCCGTACCCGGCGTACGAGCGGCTCCGCGCCCATGGGCCGATCGTGCAGGCCGAACCGGGCGTGTTCGTGGTCACCGGCTACGCCGAGGCCGACGAACTCCTGCGCGATGCCCGGGTCCGGGTGCTCGACGAGCATCTGCGGGACGGCCTCCTGCCGAACTGGCGGGACAGCCCGGCCGTGTCCTCGATCGCCCGGTCGATGCTGCGGACCAACCCGCCTGACCACAGCCGGATGCGCCGGCTCGCCGCCGGAGCCTTCACCCCGCGGCGGATCGCCGCCATGCGTGAGGTGGTCGCGGCGCAGGCCGACGAGCTGATCGACGCGATGGCTTCAGCCGGGCAGGGCGGCAGCCCGGTGGACTTCATGACCGATTTCGCCTACCCGCTTCCGGTCGGGGTGATCTGCGAACTGCTCGGTGTGCCCGCCGCCGACCGCCCGCTGTTCCGGCGCTGGACGGCCGACCTGACCGGGGTCCTGGAGCCCGAGATCACCCCGGCGGAGTTGGCCGTGGCCGACGCCGGCGCCACCGAACTGCGGGACTACTTCACCGACCTGGTGGCCGACCGCCGCCGGCACCCCGCCGACGACCTGACCACCGCCCTGGTGCAGGCCCACGACGCCGGTGAGCGGCTCACCGGCGAGGAACTGCTGGCGAACCTGGTGATCCTGCTCGTCGCGGGCTTCGAGACCACCACCAACCTGCTCGGCAACGGGCTGGCCGTGCTGCTGGCCCACCCCCGGGCCGCCGACGTGCTGCGTCAACACCCGCAGCATGCCCCGGCGTACGTCGACGAGCTGCTCCGCTTCGACTCACCGGTGCAGCTGACCACCCGCACCAGCGGCGAATCCGTCCGCCTCGACGGCGTCGAGGTGCCCGCCGGCGGCTGGCTCCTGCTGCTGCTCGGCGCGGCCAACCGCGACCCCCGGCGGTACCCGCAGCCGGAGCGGTTCGACCCATGGCGCGCGCAGCCGAACCCGCTCTCCTTCGGCGCCGGGCCGCACTACTGCCTGGGCGCGGGGCTGGCTCGCCTGGAGGCCCAGGTCGCCTTCCCGACGCTGCTGCGCCGGCTGCCCGGGCTGACACCGGCCGGCCAGCCCCGACGTCGGATCCGGCTGACCCTGCGCGGGTACGATCACCTGCCGGTCACCGTGGGTGAACCGCTGCCGGCGACGGTTGGTGGTGCGCCGGCCGGCACGGCCATCGGCAGTCCGTAG
- the fmt gene encoding methionyl-tRNA formyltransferase, with the protein MRVIFAGTPAVAVPALAAVAESRHELIAVVTRPDAPAGRGRGLVRSPVGAWADEHGVEVLTPARPREPEFLDRLRELAPDCAPVVAYGALVPPVALEIPRHGWVNLHFSLLPAWRGAAPVQHAVLHGDELTGASVFQLEQGLDTGPVYGTLTDEIRPGDTSGDLLERLAHSGAGLLVAVLDALEDGTARAEPQPADGVSLAPKLTVEDARVRWGDPAFAVDRRIRACTPAPGPWTTFRDERVKLGPVTPAPDAPDLKPGELFVEKARVLAGTATVPVRLGEVRAAGKRAMPATDWARGARVVAGEEFA; encoded by the coding sequence GTGCGGGTGATTTTCGCCGGTACGCCGGCCGTCGCTGTGCCGGCCCTGGCCGCTGTGGCCGAGTCCCGGCACGAGCTGATCGCCGTGGTGACCCGCCCGGACGCGCCCGCCGGGCGCGGCCGAGGGCTGGTCCGTTCCCCGGTCGGCGCCTGGGCCGACGAGCACGGTGTCGAGGTGCTGACCCCGGCGCGTCCCCGGGAGCCGGAGTTCCTGGACCGGCTGCGCGAGTTGGCGCCGGACTGCGCGCCGGTGGTCGCCTACGGCGCGCTGGTGCCGCCGGTCGCGCTGGAGATACCCCGGCACGGCTGGGTGAACCTGCACTTCTCGCTGCTGCCCGCGTGGCGGGGTGCCGCACCCGTGCAGCACGCCGTCCTGCACGGCGACGAGCTGACCGGGGCCAGCGTCTTCCAACTGGAGCAGGGGCTCGACACCGGTCCGGTCTACGGCACGCTCACCGACGAGATCCGACCCGGGGACACCTCCGGTGACCTGCTGGAACGCTTGGCGCACAGCGGCGCCGGGCTGCTGGTGGCGGTGCTGGACGCGCTGGAGGACGGCACCGCCAGGGCCGAGCCGCAGCCTGCCGACGGCGTATCGCTGGCCCCGAAGCTGACCGTCGAGGACGCCCGGGTGCGCTGGGGCGACCCGGCCTTCGCGGTGGACCGGCGCATCCGCGCCTGCACCCCGGCCCCCGGCCCGTGGACGACCTTCCGGGACGAGCGGGTGAAGCTCGGCCCGGTCACCCCGGCACCGGATGCGCCCGACCTCAAACCCGGTGAGCTGTTCGTGGAGAAGGCGCGGGTGCTGGCCGGCACCGCCACCGTCCCGGTCCGTCTCGGCGAGGTACGCGCGGCCGGCAAGCGGGCCATGCCGGCGACCGACTGGGCGCGCGGTGCCCGGGTCGTCGCCGGGGAGGAGTTCGCGTGA